The genomic DNA TTTCTTGTTAACATTTTCGGAGTAATTTTACAAAAATGCCTGATAATCACAATATGAGTAAGTTACTTAGTCAACTATCTATAAACTGACTAAGATTTGATAATCTTTGATTAATACTGTTATTGTTAGGTATTCATAGAAGATATAAAACATCGTACTTTGTATTTATGATCACATAACCTGGATGTTTTGTAAGTTGTAGTAATTGTGATGTATTTGTTATATAAATTCAAATCATCGGTTTTTTCATGTATCTAAAGTAAAAGCAAAATTATGACAAGTTCTTTAGGTAACAATAGGTTATTTAACAAACTACATCCTTTATCTCTTTTAGCACAATTAAAAACTAAAAAAGTAACTGGATGTTTAAGTGTATATACTGATGTTTCTTCCTGGTCAATTTATTTAGAAGAAGGTAAATTAATTTATGCTACCTATTCAGATAAAGTCTTTGAACGTCTAGAAAGCCATTTACACCGATTAAATCAGGAAATTCCTGCTTTTAACGATACAACCTATGAGCAGATGGGGTTGATATTGGGGGATAAAGATCATAGTCAACTGATACCTAATGCTGATTATCATGCTGTTTGCTGGCTTGTGAATCAAGAATATATTACCCCTACACAAGCAGGAACTTTGATAGAAGAAATAGTCAAAGAGGTTCTAGAATCGTTTATTTCTTTAAAAGCTGGTAACTATAAATTAAATGCTGATTATGGCTTAAATGAATTACAAAAGTTTTGTTATTTAGATTTGCAATTAATTGTAGAACAATGTCAGAAACGGTTAGTTGAACGTCGAAATATTCCGGTGCAAAAAATATTAACCAGCACAGTTACAAATCAGAAAAAATCTCCACAAAAAGTAGACGATAGCACATTAAAGCAAAAATATACTGAAGACAATTCAAGTCAGGATTTATTGAGATTTCAAAAAACATCATATACAATTGCCTGTATTGATGATAGTCAAGCTGTTCTCAATTCTATTCAACATTTTTTAGATGAAAAGATATTCTCAGTCGTCACAATTAACGATCCTATCAAAGCCTTAATGCAAATTATCAGAAGTAAACCAGACTTAATTTTGTTAGATGTGGAAATGCCCAACTTAGATGGCTATGAGTTATGTTCTTTATTACGTAAACATTCAGGTTTTAAAAATATACCTATTATTATGGTGACAAGTAGAAAAGGATTTGTAGATAAAGCAAAGGCAAAAATTGTGAGGTCATCTGGTTATTTAACTAAACCCTTTACCAGAACAGATTTACTAAAGATGGTATCCAAACACATTGGTTAAATTCTAAAATTTTAAATCCTATCCATTTTAAATTTAATAAATTGCTGTTTCAAAATCTTGCATTTAAACCATGACTAGTTCTCAATTGAAATTTAATTCTCAAGTCAGCAACAATGTTTCAGAACATAGCTATCTTCAGTTTCAAATCAATCAACAAACTACTGCTGTATTATCAATTACTCATATCCAAGAAGCAATTATTGTACCGATTGGATCTGTCACATCCATGCCTAATATGCCACCTTATGTATTAGGATTAATGAATTGGCGTAGTCGGATTATTTGGGTAATCAATATGCCCAAATTATTCAATTTAGAAGGATTAGAATATCATCATAGACACTACAATATTATCGTGATTAAAGTAGAGTCCAATCTATTAGGTTTAGTAGTACAAGAAATTAAAGGTACAACTAAATTAATGACAGATGACATTCATTCTCCTATCGGACAAGTAGCAGCTAGTTTAGTACCTTATTTATCTGGATGTGTAGAACAAAAAGAAGAAACATTATTGGTGTTAGATGCAAGCAATATTGTTAATTATGCTCATTCTGTGAATGATTAAGTAACAAATTAAATAGCAAACAAATTTTAATAGCAGTTAAGTTTTAGAGGTGTTTATTTATGTCAAATAAAAACGATACTACCTATCAAAATCAGGATAACAATAAAACATTTATCCAAAAATCATCATCAGTTAGTGATCAGCAGCAAGAAGTAGTTAAAGATAAAGAGTCTCAGGATCAAAAAGATAAGAACTATTTGCAGAAGAATTTAATTAAACATTTCCGACAACTAAAATTTCACACCAAAGGAATATTAGTTTCTGTAGCTATCGGGACAGTGCCGATATTAGGACTGGGAATGATTAGTTATCATTTTGGTAGTAAATTGATTAGTAACCAGGTGATCAAAACCCAAGAAAGTCAAGCTGTTAGCTTAGGTGATGTTATTAAAAGATTTATGTTAGCCAGATATGGTGACATTCAAATTCTTGCCAAACTACCATTTTTAACTAATCCTCAAGTTGCTCAAAGTACAACACTGGCAGAAAAAACCGCACTACTAAATCAGTTTGTTAAAACTTACAAAGGCTATGATCACGTAGCAGTATTTAATTTGAATGGTAATATTATTTTGCAGTCACAAGGAGGAATTAGTAATCAAGAAAAAAATCTCAAGTATTTTCAAGAAGTTTTACAAAAAAATGCTCCAGTAATTAGTCAACCAGAAGTATTAAACAATAATGCTGTAGTGATTTATGTAGCTGCACCTGTGAAAGAAGTGGTTACAGGAAAAACTGTTGCTATCGTTAGAACTCGTGTATCTATGCAAATGCTCATGGAGTATATCAACAGTTCCGTAGACGATAGAAATGACTATTATTTAGTTGATCCTCAAGGTAAGTTTTTTCTCAGTCCACAGCAGAATTTACTAGCTCAAGCAGCTACAGTAATATATCCTGGTTTAGCTAATTTGGTAAATCAGAAAGATGTTAATAAGTTAAAAAAAGTTGAAACAATTTATCAAAGTCCACAGTTAGTGACTTATTTATCGTTACAGAAATTGGCAGATTTACCAGATTTAAACTGGAAATTGATTTTAGCGAAAGATAGGGTGACAGCTTTTCAACCACAGAAACAATTTTTAAAGCTAGTTGCTAATGTGTCAGCTTCACTAGCATTATTAATGACATTGCTTGTAGTTTGGTTAAGCAAAAGTATCACCAAGGAAAATACATTAGCTACGACTCAAGTAGAACCTTTGCAAGCAGGAGAAATCAAAGATACTGGCGAATATCAAAAAGAGGATATTCAAGTTAATCAAATATCTAAAATTGAGCAACAATGGCAAGAAAAAGATAATTTACATTCACAGATTTTAGATTTAATTAACCAGATAGAACAAGCTACTCATGGTGATTTAACAGTACAAGTAGAGGTGAGAGATGGAGAAATTGGTAATGTTGCCAAGTTGTTTAATTCTATTTTAGAAAGACTGCGATATATTGTGAGTCAAATTAAGGATAATACTAGAGAAATCAATAGAGGCATTGACAATAAAAAAGATGCAATTAATGATGTAAAAGCGGCTGGAGATGCACAAATTGATAAAATTAATAATACCTTAGCTACTGTCACAAAGATGACTAACTTGCTGGCAAATTTAGCCAAAGAAGCTGAAACAATTACTACTGTAACCAATCAATTCCACTATACCACTAATCAAAGTGGAGAAGCTATGGATTTGACGGTAGAAAATATTTTATCTTGGCAACAAACGGTAGATAATACAGCTAATAAAATTAAACAGTTGGGAGAATATTCTCAACAAATATCTCGCGTTGTTTCTTTGATTAATCAGATTGCGATTCAGACCAATCTATTAGCAATAAATGCAGGAATTGAAGCTGCACGTGCAGGAGAAGAAGGTCAAGGTTTTGCTGTGGTTGCTGAAGAAGTAGGGGAGTTAGCAGCACGAAGTACAGCAGCAGTTCAGGAACTGGAACAAATCGTTGAAAAAATGAAAGGAGACACAACAGAAGTTGTACAAGCGATGGAAATAGGTGCAAATCATTTAGTTGAGGGGAAACAGGTTATTGTTAATGCCAAGCAGAGTTTGCATGAAGTTGTGGATATATCTGCAAAAATAGAGACTTTTGTTAATTCGATTTCTACTACTTCTATATCTCAAGTGGAAACATCACATTTAATTAATCAATTGTTAGCAGAAATTGCGACTATTTCTCAAAATAATAGGGATTATTATCAGCAAATTTCTGATTGTTTACAAAACACTGCGGATATTTCCCAGCAGTTAGAAAGTAAAGTTGCCAACTGGAATGTCAATTAATAAATTAGTTTTTGAGTTGATTTTTTAAATGTTCAACACTTAATAAATAGATAAGGGATGATAATTTATGACTAGTGATAAAGAGTTAGAAATTCAGATGCAGTTTCTGGAGGAATCAACTGATTATTTGAATACCCTGGAAAGTATATTATTAGAAATTGATCCTAGTCAGCATCTGGATTTAGATAAGATTAATGCTGCTATGCGAGCCGCACATTCTATTAAGGGTGGTGCAGCGATGATGGGCTTTAAGGTTTTAAGTAATTTAGCTCATCGGTTAGAGGATTATTTTAAGGTTATTAAAACTCGCAAAAATTCTCTAAAAATTGATACGCATTTACAGAGTTTATTATTATCTGGAGTTGATTGGTTAAGACAAATTGTAGATTTATTGGCAGAAAGAAAATCTCTTGATGAAAAGTGGTTACAAACTTTTTGTTATCCTATTTTTGAGGAACTGCATCAGCATTTAGGTGATCCTTCTCCAGAGGATATTACAACAATGCTATCACCGGAAGATGGACAAGATATTATTCCTTTACTGTTTGAAACGGAGGTGGAGGAATGTTTACAACATTTAGAATCTTTGTTAACCAATAGTTCTACAACTGAGTTAAAAACAGCATTAGGAGTGATGGCTGGAGAGTTGGCTGGGTTGGGAGAAATGTTACAATTACCTAGTTTTATCCAACTTTGTGATTCAGTCACTCAATGTTTAGAAACACAACCAGAACGCTGTGTAGAAATTACTCAATTAGCATTAGCAGCTTGGAGGCGATCGCAAGCTTTAGTATTAACAAATCAAAGAAATAGATTACCAACAGAAATAGAATTAGGAGAAACTGTTGTTCATCAAAATCCTGCACAAGTTAATACTCAAATTACAGTAGAAACTCAGGAAAATAACTTGATAGCGGATGAGTTAATTCCTGATTTAGAATCTTTAGAAATAGAATTACCACCAGAAATTAATGCGGTAGAATTTCCTGATCCTAATATTGCTTTTACGCCGGAAATCACTACCCTTGATTATCAACACATTGAGCGAAAAATTGATGTTTCTAATATTTCTAAAGATAAGGATATTCATGAGAATACAGTCCGAGTTCCTAGTAAACAATTAGAAGAAATTAATGATTTATTTGGAGAGATTATTATTCAACGGAATGGTTTAAATTCCCAATTAGAAAAATTAAGAAAACTGGTTTTGGGACTGAGTCAAAGAGTACAAACCCTAAATCAAGAAAATCAAGAAGTTAGATCAGGTTATGAAAAAATTATCAATCAAATCATGTCTTCTGAGTTATTCACATCAGCAGGGCAAAAACAAGTATCTGAAGTAAATAATTTAGAAATAGATTTAGAACGTTATCAAAAATTAAATCTGCTATCTCAAGATGTGATGGAAACTATTGTGCAGGTAGCAGAAGTAGTTAGTGATATTCAAATTAGTGTTGATGACACCGATCAAATTGCCAGGAACTTTAATAAAACCTCTAAACAAGTACAGAGGAAACTAACACAAGTAAGAATGCGTCCTTTATCTGATTTAGTAGAGCGTTTCCCTAGAGCAATTCGTGACTTAAATGTTGAGTATGGTAAAAATGTACAGTTAAAAATAGAAGGTGGAAAAACATTAATTGAACGCAGTATTTTAGAGGCTTTGAATGAGCCATTAATGCACTTATTAAGGAATGCTTTCGATCATGGTATTGAAGATCCAGCAACTCGTCGTAAATTAGGAAAATCGGAACAAGGATTGATAGAAATTAAAGGATTTCATCGCAGCGATCGCACAATAGTGACTATCAGTGATGATGGCAAAGGAATTTCCTTAGAAAAAATTCGTCACCGCGCCGTTAGCATGGGTTTAGACACCGCATTAATAGCCGCTGCTAGTGAAGAAGAATTATTATCATTAATATTTGAGCCAGGTTTTACCACCTCTGAACGAGTGACAGCCTTATCTGGTCGGGGTGTGGGTATGGATGTAGTTCGCAATAATCTACAATTAGTCAGAGGTGACGTTAAGGTTGATACACAATCAGGAATTGGGACAACTTTTATTTTATCAGTGCCATTTACATTGTCTGTAGCGCGAGTTTTATTAATAGAAAGTGACATAGGTAGCGGTTTACATAATCGCATGGTTTTGGCATTTCCTACAGATGTAGTTTTGGAAATATTTTTATTAGCAGATGATCAAGTTTTCTCAATGGATGGAGGAGAATTTATTAAATGGAAAGATACAATGTTACCTTTAATGCGCTTGGGTAATTATTTTGAATTTAACTCTTCTCACTATAATCATTTAGAAATAGAAAGTACCACAAAAATTAATGCTAGTAGTGTGTTAATCATTAAAAATGATCATCAACAAATAGCTGTACAAATAGATCGTTGTTGGGGTGAACAAGAAGTTGCTATTCGTCAAGTAGAAGGAAATATACCTTTACCTGATGGTTTTAGCAACTGTACAATGTTGGGTGATGGTAGAGTAGTACCTTTAGTAAATACTAATGAATTAGTATCTTGGGCAACAAATAATCAACGTCCTCATAAAACAAATAAATTACCAAAAACTAAATTAAAAACGGCTTTTCTGAAACCACAAAAAGCTAGACCTGTGACAAGACGAAATCATAAAAAAGGGATAATTTTAATTGTTGATGACTCCATAAATGTGCGGCGTTATTTAGCTTTAACTTTGGAAAAAGGAGGTTATCAAGTAGAACAGGCTAAAGATGGTCAAGATGCTTGGGAAAAACTAGAAAGTGGTTTGCAGGTACAAGCTGTGATTTGTGACATTGAAATGCCAAGATTAGATGGTTATAGCTTTTTAGAAAGAGTAAAATCTCACACTGATTTAAAAAGTATTCCTGTGGCTATGTTGACCTCTCGTAGTAGTAATAAACATCGGCAACTAGCAATGCAATTAGGAGCTAGAGCTTATTTTTCTAAACCTTATAATGAACAAGATTTATTAAGAACCTTGGAAGAGATAATTTTTCAAATTTCCGAGACACAAGCTAATAATAATTGAATGAATAAACTGGGAATTGAGATAGCTTATTTGGTTTATTCATGATACGAGTTTATAAGTGAACGTTGTTTAAGCTACAATATCAAAACACTGATAATATAGACCGAAAAATGAAAGAGATAAACTCTATTATTAAAACATTTTTAGACAATCAGCACAACAACAAAAAATTATTTTTAGCAACTGTTGTCAATGTTCAAGGTTCTACTTACCGTCAACCTGGTGCGCGGATGCTGATGACAACATCAGGTGAGATAGTAGGAACTATCAGCGGTGGTTGTTTAGAAAATGATGTAATTGAGCATACCCGCTTAATGACAGATAAAAAAGCAAAAGTAATTACCTATGACACCAATGCAGAAGAAGATATTATTTGGGGTTTTGGGTTGGGTTGTAATGGTGTTGTAGATATTTTAATTGAGTCCTTAGAAAAGGAGAATTCAGTTAATCCTTTAAAGTTTATTCATCAATGTTTATCCGCACAAAAATCAGGAATTATTGCTACTATTTTTAGTGTTACTGGTAATATTGATGTGCAATTGGGAGCGTGTTTAACACTCAATTCAGATGATTTTGTAAATAGTAATATTCCTGAATCTAGTTTACAACAAGCATTAATTAAAGATAGCAAAGCAGCTTTAGAAAATCAACATTCAAGTTTTCATAAATATCAACTTCCTTTAGGGGAAGTTAACGTTTTTATTGAATTTATTCAACCACCACCAAACTTAATGATTTTTGGTGCTGGCCGTGATGCTGTTCCAGTTATGAACTTTGCCAAAGCATTAGGATGGAAAGTTACTATTTTTGATTGTCGCGCTTTAGAAGTAACTCAAGAACGTTTTATCAGTGCGGATAAAGTCATTCTCACCCGTCGAGAGATTTTACATCAACAGGTATCTGTCAATGAAAATTCTATTGCTGTGGTAATGACTCATAATTATTTTGATGATTTAGCAGTTCTCAAACTTTTGATCCCATCTCATATTAAATATTTGGGTTGTTTAGGTTCTAAAAAGCGTACCGCTAGATTACTAACTGATTTACAGTCAGATGTGGGAGAATTGACATCCAAGCAATTAGAAAAATTCTATGCTCCCGTCGGTTTAGATATTGGTGCAGATACACCGGAAACAATAGCTTTATCTATAGTTGCGGAAATTCAAGCTGTACTTAAAAATCGGGATGGTGGGTTTTTAAAAAATCGCACAAAACCAATTAATCAAAGAAATGAAATCCAGGAGGTAAAAATTAAATAAAAGTAATTGTAGGGTGAGTTAGCGATAGCGTAACGCACCAAATCTTGAATATCTAATGATTGTAAATATGAATAAATCCAATGTTGGGATAATTATTTTAGCCGCTGGTGCATCAACTCGCATGGGTTCACCAAAACAACTGTTATATTATCAAGGAGAAAATTTAGTTAACAGAACAATAAAAAATGTAATTGCGTCTGTATGTAATCCAGTCATATTAGTATTAGGAGCAAATGCCGAAAATATCCGTAATCACATTCATGAAACTGCAATTAAAATCCTAGAAAATCCAGATTGGCAATTAGGAATGAGTTCCTCAATTAAATATGGAATCACGGAAATAACAGAAAATTATCCTGATTTAGAAGCGGTAGTAATTACTGTTTGTGATCAACCATTTCTGACAGTAGAAATTATTAATAATTTAGTCACATCTTACCATTCAACCAATAAACCTATCATTGCTTGTAAATATGCAGATACATTAGGAGTACCTGTTTTATTTAACAAAAATTACTTTTTAAAATTAGCCAATTTAACTCAAGATATGGGAGCAAGAAAAATTATTAAAACCTATACAGAAGATGTTTTGAGTATTCCTTTCCCTTTAGGTGCAATTGATATTGATACACCACAAGATTATCAACAACTTCAAGAAAAGTAAATAAATTTTTAACGACAATTTTAGTTAGGGTTTAGCATTACTAAACCCCTATTCAAATATTTTAATCAGTTAGGAAATATGCAAAACAGCTTTACCTGGAAAACGTCTATCTAGCAATTGTTGAGCAACATCAGCAATTTCTGTCCAAGGTGCTTCGATATCAATGTGAGGACGTAACTGACCAGATTCTACCAACTCAACTAACCATTTTAACCCCACAGATGCTGGTTCTTGTTTGAGTTCATGAAAAACAATTAAACCGTAAATACTCGCACCTCCCAAGGCATAAAGATTACCTGCATTAAATGTCACCTCTCGTCCGGCTGTAGTTCCAAACACCACAGCTTTACCATTTGTACTTAGTAAACCTATAGCTGTTCCCAACACAGAACCGCCTACAGAGTCCACAATTAAATGATATGGCCCATATTCTTTCGCTGGTGCAATATCTTCACCGATAACGATATGATGCGCTCCTGCTTCTTTAACCACCGCTTCATACTTAGAATTACGCAGGTGTGCTGTTACCTTTGCGCCGCTTAACCGGGCTAATTGAATAGCGAAGTTACCAACACCACCGGATGCCCCAGTAATTAACACAGGTTTGTTGAGAAGAAAACCGCCTTTTTTCAAGACATGATATGCTGTTAAACCCGCTACGGGGAGTGTGGCAGCTTGAGCAAATGATACAAAGTGGGGAAGTTCTGCTAAGGAGTGGGTAGGTACTGCAACCAATTCACCCCAAGCGCCGGAGGGAAGAAAACCCACTACCCGCGTTCCTGGTGCTGGCCCTGAACCATCGGCGGCGGGAGTTTCCACAGTACCGGCTAAGTCCCAACCAGGCCGCCAACCAGCTTGGGCATTTGCAGCGCGTCTGATTTCGCCACGATTGAGTGATATTGATGCAACTTTGATTATAGCTTCGTTTGCGGCTGGGGTAGGTGCTGCAACTTCGCTTAAAGCCAAGCGTCCTGGTACATTGGGGTCAACTACAATAGCGCGAATTTTGTTGTTCATGTTTTTTATGTCCTGGTTTGATAGACTTTTGGAGGATGTAAAACCTGGCAAAATTGTCTGTGCTTATGAATTTTTTTGTGAGAATTGTAATTATTTTACATTGCAATCCTATCTGAGAATATAATTATTGTTTTTCATCTTAATTAAGATATGATAGAAAAGTTAATGCTCAGGCATATTTAGAAACTGAAAAACTTCAATAATTGCTGATAGCAAGTCAATCCAAATGTTAAAGGATACGGCCATGAAAGTTAAAGTCAAAAATCTTGGTGCTTTAAAACAAGCCGAATTTACACTTGGTGATTTGACAATTATTTGTGGTTATAACAATACTGGTAAAACCTATGCTACTTATGCTTTATTTGGCTTTTTATATAGGTGGCGTAAAGTGTTTCCAATTACTATTAATCATGACAAAATTACAGAATTACTTACAGACGGCGTAACTCTTATTGACATTCAAGAATATGCTCAACAAGTTGATCAAATTGTAGCTAAAGGCTGTGAAGTATATAGTCGAGAATTATCTGAAATTTTTGCTGCATCCTCTAATCGGTTTAAAAATACAGAATTTGAGTTTAAGTTAGAAACAAAAAATATTAACTTATTAGATCAATATGATATCACTATTAACTTTGGAGAATCTTCACTTTTTTCTATCGCCAAAAGTAAAGGCAGCACAGAATTAGTAATTACTTTAGTAGGGAATAAAGAAAAAGTCAAAATACCTGATTTTATCATTGAAAAGTATATTAGTGATGCGTTAAAAAATATTATTTTTAAAAACAAACTACCTCGTCCTTTTATCGCTAGTAGTGAAAGAACCGGGGCGGCAATTTTTCGTAAAGATTTAAATTTTGATCGGAATCGTTTATTGGAAGAAATTGGTTCTGCTGGAGACAACATTGATAGGACAGAACTTTTACTTAAAGATTATGGAGATTATGCACTTCCTATTAAAACCAATGTAGATTTTATCCGCAGACTAGAAACTATTGTTAAAAAAAACAGTTTTATCTATGAAAGTCACCCTGATATCTTAGAACATTTTGCTGATATTATCGGTGGTGAATATAGTGTGACTCGCAATGATGAACTTTATTATTTACCTGCTGGAAAAAGAGTTAAACTTTCTATGGATGAAAGTTCTAGTGCTGTCCGTTCTCTCTTAGATATTGGTTTTTATTTGAGACACGAAGCTCAACCAGGTGATTTACTGATGATAGATGAACCAGAATTAAACCTTCATCCTGAAAACCAACGTCGTGTAGCTCGGTTATTTGCTCGACTTGTGAATGTAGGTGTTAAAGTATTTATTACAACTCACAGTGATTATATTATTAAAGAACTGAATACTTTGATCATGCTCAATCATGATAAACCCCATCTCACAGAAATTGCCAAAACAGAAGGTTATAGCTCAGAAGAATTGATATCTGCTGAAAAAATTAAAGTCTATATTGCTGAAGAGGCATTGGTAAAATTAGATGGTAGGGCTAAAAAAACTAAATGTCAAACTTTAATCCCAGCACAAATAAGTTCCGAATTAGGTATTGAAGCTCGTAGTTTTGATCAAACCATTGAAACTATGAACCGTATTCAAGAAGCAATTGTCTGGGGTGAATAGTAATGTCTGATATTGCTATCTTGAAAGAGATGATAAAAAATACTGCAACTGTACCATTAAAAGATGAGAATGGTAAAAAAATAGTGACTCTTGAAGAACCTGATCTACCTAACTGTTTTGTAACAATTCGTGGTATACCAGATGAAGATCAATTTATTGTGATTAAAGCAGATCAATTTCCTGCACCAAATACTATTTTTAATGGTTCAAAGGGTGAGTGTAAGCGGGCTGATTTTATCATTGTTGCTGATACTGACAGGAAAAAAGTTATTCTCTGTATAGAGATGAAAGCAAAGAGAAAAACTGCCAAAGAATGGGAAATTATTCAGCAGCTTAAAGGTGCAAAGTGTTGTGTTGAATATTTTCAGAAAGTAGGTAAAGAGTTTTGGGGACATTCCCATTTTCTTGATAGTTATGTTTATCGGTTTGTAACTATTAGAAATATTAATATTGATAAAAGAACAACGCAAGAAAAAACCACAGATAATCATGATATTCCAGAAAAAATGTTAAAATTATCTGCTCCTAAGTCTAACTATATATTATTTAATCGTTTAATAGGAGTGAGGAAATAAACATTTTAAACATTTTCACCACAAGCTAGTATTAATAACTCAATTTATGATATTAAATAAACAATTAACAACCATAACCATATAAATCCTATGACTAACCTGATTGAATACGAAGACGCTAACCCAGAAGTACGTGCAGTTTACGACGATATCCGCGCTACTAGACAAACTGAATATATCAACAATTTCTGGAAAGCATTAGCTAATCATCCCCCAACATTAAAACGAACTTGGGAAAATCTCAAGGAAATTATGGCAGGTGAAGGTGAAATTGATCCATTAACGCGAGAATTAATTTACATTGCGGTGAGTGTAACTAATAACTGTGAATATTGCATTGCTTCCCACAGTACCGCAGCTAAAAATAAAGGCATGACTGATACAATGTTTGGGGAATTAATGGCGATTACTGGTGCTGCTAATATGACAAATAGGTTGGCTAATGGTTATCAAATTCCTGTGGATGAAATATTTAAACAGCAGTAAGTTAAGTTCAAATAATTTTATCTCCCTAATAAATTCTCAACATCTTGACAACCACCGGGAATGGTTTTTCTGCTTTTTTCTCCACACCAAGCACAGCAGTAACGACGGACTGAATCTGACATTCTTTCAGCCTTGCTAAAATCAGCGTTTTCAACCACTGCACCAGTGTGTTCTCCAGTGTCATAGTTGGGGGGATGGATGCGACTGCGGGGTGAGGCTTTTTGTAAATAACCATAAAAAAAGCGGACACCATTTAAATCAGCATTTCTAAGATTAGCATCGTATAAAATGGTGCGGGAAAGATTGACTTTGACTAAATCACAACCACTGAGGTTAGCACGGACTAGGTTCGCTTCACTTAAATCAATCCACCGTAAATCAGTTTTGGAAAGGTCTGCACCTGCTAACATTACCCCTAAGTCAATTACTCGTACTCCTTCTAACCTATCTTCGGCGTAACCACCGACACCATCAAGAATGGCTCTACCGAGACGGCGATCGCGTTTTAATGGTGTTAATAATTTGGAACGGGAAAGAAAGCGGAGAATTTTAGCTTTTCCACTCCCATCTACACTACTAAAAATAGCAGCGGTACGTCCTTCTGCGATCGCTCTTTCCTGTGGCCAGTCTTCTAATAATCCTTCTTCATCTAATACTAAATCAGATATACCTTGAAAATAAGAATCTATAGTTTGCTGTTGCGTAATAATATTTTGTTGAACCGTTAATTGATTTTGTTGAATAGTTAAATCCTTAGAAATAATGTATTGTCGCCAGGCTACATAAACTGCAACAACAGCAATAGAAATTTGCCCTAAAGCACCGAACCATTCCGCTAAAGTTCCCGAAGCATCCCAGTTAATAAACTTTCCTAAACTGAGGATAATTTCACCAACACCAGTAAATTTTAATAACCCAATAATACTGACAGATAAACCAATTAACCCTAACAATAGAATTATTTCCTGGGGAGAAAACCATTTTTTAAATTTTGCTTCTAACCA from Okeanomitos corallinicola TIOX110 includes the following:
- a CDS encoding hybrid sensor histidine kinase/response regulator; translation: MTSDKELEIQMQFLEESTDYLNTLESILLEIDPSQHLDLDKINAAMRAAHSIKGGAAMMGFKVLSNLAHRLEDYFKVIKTRKNSLKIDTHLQSLLLSGVDWLRQIVDLLAERKSLDEKWLQTFCYPIFEELHQHLGDPSPEDITTMLSPEDGQDIIPLLFETEVEECLQHLESLLTNSSTTELKTALGVMAGELAGLGEMLQLPSFIQLCDSVTQCLETQPERCVEITQLALAAWRRSQALVLTNQRNRLPTEIELGETVVHQNPAQVNTQITVETQENNLIADELIPDLESLEIELPPEINAVEFPDPNIAFTPEITTLDYQHIERKIDVSNISKDKDIHENTVRVPSKQLEEINDLFGEIIIQRNGLNSQLEKLRKLVLGLSQRVQTLNQENQEVRSGYEKIINQIMSSELFTSAGQKQVSEVNNLEIDLERYQKLNLLSQDVMETIVQVAEVVSDIQISVDDTDQIARNFNKTSKQVQRKLTQVRMRPLSDLVERFPRAIRDLNVEYGKNVQLKIEGGKTLIERSILEALNEPLMHLLRNAFDHGIEDPATRRKLGKSEQGLIEIKGFHRSDRTIVTISDDGKGISLEKIRHRAVSMGLDTALIAAASEEELLSLIFEPGFTTSERVTALSGRGVGMDVVRNNLQLVRGDVKVDTQSGIGTTFILSVPFTLSVARVLLIESDIGSGLHNRMVLAFPTDVVLEIFLLADDQVFSMDGGEFIKWKDTMLPLMRLGNYFEFNSSHYNHLEIESTTKINASSVLIIKNDHQQIAVQIDRCWGEQEVAIRQVEGNIPLPDGFSNCTMLGDGRVVPLVNTNELVSWATNNQRPHKTNKLPKTKLKTAFLKPQKARPVTRRNHKKGIILIVDDSINVRRYLALTLEKGGYQVEQAKDGQDAWEKLESGLQVQAVICDIEMPRLDGYSFLERVKSHTDLKSIPVAMLTSRSSNKHRQLAMQLGARAYFSKPYNEQDLLRTLEEIIFQISETQANNN
- a CDS encoding XdhC family protein, with translation MKEINSIIKTFLDNQHNNKKLFLATVVNVQGSTYRQPGARMLMTTSGEIVGTISGGCLENDVIEHTRLMTDKKAKVITYDTNAEEDIIWGFGLGCNGVVDILIESLEKENSVNPLKFIHQCLSAQKSGIIATIFSVTGNIDVQLGACLTLNSDDFVNSNIPESSLQQALIKDSKAALENQHSSFHKYQLPLGEVNVFIEFIQPPPNLMIFGAGRDAVPVMNFAKALGWKVTIFDCRALEVTQERFISADKVILTRREILHQQVSVNENSIAVVMTHNYFDDLAVLKLLIPSHIKYLGCLGSKKRTARLLTDLQSDVGELTSKQLEKFYAPVGLDIGADTPETIALSIVAEIQAVLKNRDGGFLKNRTKPINQRNEIQEVKIK
- a CDS encoding nucleotidyltransferase family protein; translated protein: MNKSNVGIIILAAGASTRMGSPKQLLYYQGENLVNRTIKNVIASVCNPVILVLGANAENIRNHIHETAIKILENPDWQLGMSSSIKYGITEITENYPDLEAVVITVCDQPFLTVEIINNLVTSYHSTNKPIIACKYADTLGVPVLFNKNYFLKLANLTQDMGARKIIKTYTEDVLSIPFPLGAIDIDTPQDYQQLQEK
- a CDS encoding zinc-binding dehydrogenase produces the protein MNNKIRAIVVDPNVPGRLALSEVAAPTPAANEAIIKVASISLNRGEIRRAANAQAGWRPGWDLAGTVETPAADGSGPAPGTRVVGFLPSGAWGELVAVPTHSLAELPHFVSFAQAATLPVAGLTAYHVLKKGGFLLNKPVLITGASGGVGNFAIQLARLSGAKVTAHLRNSKYEAVVKEAGAHHIVIGEDIAPAKEYGPYHLIVDSVGGSVLGTAIGLLSTNGKAVVFGTTAGREVTFNAGNLYALGGASIYGLIVFHELKQEPASVGLKWLVELVESGQLRPHIDIEAPWTEIADVAQQLLDRRFPGKAVLHIS